One region of Flavobacterium sp. GSB-24 genomic DNA includes:
- a CDS encoding OmpA family protein — translation MKKLLVIIFVFSIQFINAQDQELARAKRFFDKTYYSEAIVLYQKLADEKPSQEVIKNLADSYFYTNDLVKAQRYYRLLINNYGNNLDRAYYFRYAQTLKATNSADDANAALKEYYSKSTNAEDIINFEKELKTLENVTAIGKRFEIKNLPINTPNSEFGAVKYKENLVFAGVKLKPGWFDKKYKWDNETYLNLVTIPLKNINASDSIVHYFAKELKTGMHESNAVFTKDGKTMYFTRNNSKNGKKKKDDKKISNLQIFKAELVNGKWTNITSLPFNSPNYSVEHPALSADEKVLYFASDMPGSLGSFDIYAVNVNKGAFDTPKNLGPLVNTDKREQFPFASADNKLYFSSDGHLGYGSLDVFVSEINGNEYSKPVNIGLPLNSNLDDFAFNIDSNTKEGFFASNREGGKGSDDIYQFKEIKDLIVEDCKQFITGIITDVDTKLALENATVILQDAENKTLNTITTAADGKFSFTVACEASYKVSAFKEKYTNESKSLTLGKTRDAVSDASLALKSLEAIKQEEKQIAENKRKQEIIIEEENKKKAELAAIELKQKEKKAKEAAIAAAEVKKQEKVKEILATEKDVVRDKDRLIIKTDPIYFDYNMWYIRKESKVVLGRVVDLMKKYPGMVIEIGSHTDSRGNAKFNEDLSQKRANSTREFIIQSGIDAKRVSAKGYGESVPIVKCKTDESCSEEEHELNRRSEFVIKNL, via the coding sequence ATGAAAAAACTACTCGTTATTATATTCGTATTTTCAATACAGTTTATAAATGCCCAAGATCAGGAATTAGCTCGTGCAAAACGATTTTTTGATAAAACATATTACAGCGAAGCAATTGTTTTATACCAAAAATTAGCTGACGAAAAACCTTCGCAAGAAGTAATAAAAAATCTAGCCGATTCTTATTTCTATACCAACGACTTGGTAAAAGCACAACGCTATTATCGTCTACTAATTAATAATTATGGTAATAATTTAGATAGAGCTTATTATTTTAGATATGCACAAACTCTAAAAGCAACCAATAGTGCTGATGATGCCAATGCAGCCTTAAAAGAATATTATTCTAAATCTACTAATGCAGAAGACATTATTAATTTCGAAAAAGAGCTTAAAACATTAGAAAATGTTACCGCAATAGGAAAGCGTTTCGAGATTAAAAACTTGCCCATAAATACTCCCAACTCTGAATTTGGAGCCGTAAAATATAAAGAGAATCTTGTTTTTGCAGGAGTCAAATTAAAGCCGGGCTGGTTTGATAAAAAATACAAATGGGACAATGAAACCTATTTGAATTTAGTTACCATTCCGTTAAAAAATATTAATGCGTCGGATTCTATTGTACACTATTTTGCTAAAGAATTAAAAACAGGAATGCACGAATCAAATGCTGTTTTTACCAAAGATGGTAAAACAATGTATTTTACCCGAAACAATTCTAAAAACGGAAAGAAAAAGAAAGACGACAAAAAAATCTCTAATCTTCAGATTTTTAAAGCTGAATTAGTGAACGGGAAATGGACCAATATTACATCGCTTCCTTTCAATAGTCCGAACTATTCTGTTGAACATCCAGCTTTAAGTGCCGACGAAAAAGTATTGTATTTTGCTTCTGATATGCCGGGTTCTCTTGGTTCGTTTGATATTTATGCTGTAAATGTAAATAAAGGGGCATTTGATACGCCAAAAAATTTAGGTCCATTAGTAAATACAGATAAAAGAGAACAATTTCCTTTTGCATCTGCAGATAATAAACTTTATTTTTCTTCGGATGGACATTTAGGTTACGGATCTTTAGATGTTTTTGTATCTGAAATCAACGGAAATGAATATTCAAAACCAGTTAATATCGGTTTGCCATTAAATTCAAATCTAGATGATTTTGCATTTAATATTGATTCCAATACCAAAGAAGGTTTTTTTGCATCGAATAGAGAAGGAGGAAAGGGCAGTGACGATATTTATCAATTCAAAGAAATTAAAGATTTAATTGTAGAAGATTGTAAACAATTTATCACAGGAATAATTACAGATGTTGATACGAAATTGGCTTTAGAAAATGCAACGGTAATTTTACAAGATGCAGAGAATAAAACTTTAAATACAATAACAACTGCAGCCGACGGAAAATTCAGTTTTACAGTGGCCTGCGAAGCTTCTTATAAAGTTTCGGCTTTTAAGGAGAAGTATACTAATGAATCTAAATCGTTGACTTTAGGAAAAACTAGAGATGCTGTAAGCGATGCATCTTTAGCATTAAAATCTTTAGAAGCCATTAAGCAGGAAGAAAAACAAATTGCAGAAAACAAGAGAAAGCAGGAAATCATTATCGAAGAAGAAAACAAGAAAAAAGCTGAACTTGCTGCAATAGAATTAAAACAAAAAGAGAAAAAAGCCAAAGAAGCTGCAATAGCTGCGGCAGAAGTTAAAAAACAGGAAAAAGTAAAAGAAATTTTAGCGACAGAAAAAGATGTTGTACGCGATAAAGACAGATTAATCATCAAAACTGATCCAATTTATTTTGATTACAACATGTGGTACATTCGTAAAGAATCAAAAGTTGTTTTAGGGCGAGTTGTCGATTTAATGAAGAAATATCCAGGAATGGTAATCGAGATTGGATCACATACCGATTCTCGCGGAAATGCCAAATTCAATGAAGATCTATCTCAAAAAAGAGCCAATTCTACACGAGAATTTATAATTCAATCTGGAATTGATGCCAAGAGAGTTTCTGCAAAAGGTTACGGAGAATCTGTGCCAATTGTAAAATGTAAAACAGACGAATCTTGTTCTGAGGAAGAACACGAATTAAACAGAAGGTCTGAATTTGTAATTAAGAATTTGTAA
- a CDS encoding DUF1573 domain-containing protein, translated as MKNAATFIAVLLFSAISYAQNGPKIEFAAPDNTIDYGKISKGDNGLRSFEFTNTGDAPLLITGAESTVSSIIVTKPSAAIMPGKKGKIDVKYNMASGPIRKTITVETNAVNYPDGRVALKIKGEVL; from the coding sequence ATGAAAAATGCAGCCACTTTTATTGCAGTTTTATTGTTTAGTGCAATAAGTTATGCACAAAACGGCCCAAAAATTGAATTTGCAGCCCCTGACAATACAATTGATTATGGAAAAATTTCTAAAGGTGATAATGGGCTTCGCTCTTTTGAATTTACAAATACAGGAGATGCTCCTTTATTAATTACTGGTGCAGAATCAACAGTAAGTTCAATTATAGTAACAAAACCTTCGGCAGCAATTATGCCGGGTAAAAAAGGAAAAATCGATGTAAAATACAACATGGCTTCTGGACCAATTCGTAAAACAATTACTGTTGAAACAAATGCAGTAAATTATCCTGACGGAAGAGTCGCCCTTAAAATTAAAGGTGAAGTTTTATAA
- a CDS encoding valine--tRNA ligase, translating into MTIPAQFDAKTIENKWYDYWMKNNYFHSEPDHRTPYTIVIPPPNVTGVLHMGHMLNNTIQDVLIRRARLKGFNACWVPGTDHASIATEAKVVAKLKAEGINKNDLTREEFLKHAWEWTDKYGGTILEQLKKLGASCDWERTKFTMDPDMSASVIKSFVDLYNKGLIYRGYRMVNWDPEAKTTLSDEEVIYEEQQGKLFFLKYKIEGSEDFLTIATTRPETIFGDTAICINPNDERFTHLKGKKAIVPICGRVIPIIEDEYVDVEFGTGCLKVTPAHDMNDKTLGEKHNLEIVDIFNEDATLNSFGLHYQGKDRFVVRTEIAKELEEIGALAKTEIHLNKLGTSERTKAVIEPRLSDQWFLKMEELVKPAIKSVLETGDIKLHPKRFENTYAHWLNNIRDWNISRQLWWGQQIPAYYYGDGKEDFVVAENIEDALALAKEKTSNNSLTTADLKQDVDALDTWFSSWLWPMSVFGGIMDPESEDFKYYYPTNDLVTGPDILFFWVARMIIAGYEYAGEKPFTNVYLTGLVRDKQRRKMSKSLGNSPDPLDLIDKFGADGVRVGLLLSASAGNDIMFDEELCNQGKAFSNKIWNAFKLIKGWEVSETIAQPESSKVAIEWYEAKLQQTLVEIEDNFEKYRISDSLMAIYKLVWDDFCSWFLEMIKPAYQQPIDKATFDKAIEMLESNLKLLHPFMPFLTEEIWQFIAERTPEEALIVSTWPELKPFNADLITDFDNITEVISGIRTIRKDKNIPFKDAIELKAINSENLTTHFDSIVTKLGNVSAFEYVTAKVDGALSFRVKSNEYFIPITGNIDVEAEIKKLTEELNYTKGFLKSVEAKLSNEKFVNGAPEKVLNIEKQKQADALAKIATIEQSLAGLK; encoded by the coding sequence ATGACAATTCCAGCACAATTTGACGCTAAGACGATCGAGAACAAATGGTATGATTACTGGATGAAAAATAACTATTTTCATTCTGAGCCAGATCATAGAACACCTTATACAATTGTAATTCCGCCGCCAAACGTCACTGGAGTCCTTCATATGGGACATATGCTGAACAATACAATTCAGGATGTTTTAATTCGCCGTGCAAGACTTAAAGGTTTCAATGCCTGCTGGGTTCCAGGAACGGATCACGCATCTATTGCAACTGAAGCAAAAGTTGTGGCTAAATTGAAAGCAGAAGGAATCAATAAAAATGATTTAACGCGTGAAGAATTCCTAAAACATGCTTGGGAATGGACAGATAAATACGGCGGAACAATCCTTGAGCAGCTTAAAAAATTAGGTGCCTCATGCGATTGGGAACGTACTAAATTTACGATGGATCCAGATATGTCTGCATCTGTAATTAAATCCTTTGTTGATTTATACAACAAAGGATTAATTTATAGAGGTTATCGAATGGTTAACTGGGATCCAGAAGCTAAAACAACTTTGTCAGACGAAGAAGTTATTTACGAAGAACAACAAGGAAAATTATTTTTCTTAAAATATAAAATTGAAGGTTCAGAAGATTTCTTGACGATTGCAACAACACGTCCAGAGACTATCTTCGGAGATACTGCAATTTGCATCAACCCGAACGATGAGCGTTTTACACATTTAAAAGGTAAAAAAGCAATCGTTCCAATTTGTGGCAGAGTAATTCCAATTATTGAAGACGAATATGTAGATGTAGAATTCGGAACAGGATGTTTAAAAGTAACGCCTGCTCATGATATGAACGATAAAACGCTGGGTGAAAAACACAATCTAGAAATCGTTGATATTTTTAATGAAGATGCGACATTAAATAGTTTCGGATTGCATTATCAAGGAAAAGATCGTTTCGTAGTTCGTACTGAAATTGCAAAAGAATTAGAAGAAATTGGAGCTTTAGCGAAGACCGAAATCCATTTAAATAAACTAGGAACTTCTGAAAGAACAAAAGCCGTAATCGAACCAAGATTATCGGATCAATGGTTCTTGAAAATGGAAGAATTGGTAAAACCGGCAATTAAGTCAGTTTTAGAAACAGGAGATATTAAATTACATCCAAAACGTTTTGAAAACACTTATGCGCACTGGTTAAATAATATTCGTGATTGGAACATTTCTCGTCAATTATGGTGGGGACAACAAATCCCAGCTTATTATTACGGAGACGGAAAAGAAGATTTTGTAGTGGCTGAAAATATCGAAGATGCTTTAGCTTTAGCAAAAGAAAAAACATCTAACAACTCACTTACAACAGCTGACTTAAAACAAGATGTTGATGCTCTAGATACTTGGTTTTCATCTTGGTTGTGGCCAATGTCAGTTTTTGGTGGAATAATGGATCCGGAAAGTGAAGACTTTAAATATTATTATCCAACAAATGACTTGGTTACAGGTCCGGACATTTTATTTTTCTGGGTTGCGAGAATGATCATTGCAGGTTATGAATATGCAGGTGAAAAACCATTTACAAATGTATATTTGACTGGTTTAGTTCGTGACAAACAACGTCGTAAAATGTCTAAATCATTAGGAAATTCTCCTGATCCTTTAGACTTGATCGATAAATTCGGAGCCGACGGTGTTCGTGTAGGGTTGCTTTTAAGCGCTTCTGCAGGAAACGATATTATGTTTGATGAAGAATTATGTAATCAAGGAAAAGCGTTCTCTAATAAAATATGGAATGCCTTCAAATTGATTAAAGGATGGGAAGTTTCAGAAACTATCGCTCAGCCTGAATCATCAAAAGTAGCAATCGAATGGTATGAAGCGAAATTACAACAGACTTTAGTTGAAATTGAAGATAATTTTGAGAAATACAGAATTTCAGATTCTCTTATGGCAATTTATAAATTGGTTTGGGATGATTTCTGTTCTTGGTTTTTAGAGATGATCAAACCGGCGTATCAACAGCCAATTGATAAAGCAACGTTTGACAAAGCAATTGAAATGTTAGAAAGCAACTTGAAGTTGTTACATCCTTTCATGCCTTTCTTAACAGAGGAAATTTGGCAGTTTATTGCAGAGAGAACTCCAGAAGAAGCTTTAATTGTTTCGACTTGGCCAGAATTAAAACCATTCAATGCAGATTTAATTACTGATTTTGATAATATTACAGAAGTAATTTCTGGAATTAGAACGATCAGAAAAGATAAAAATATTCCGTTTAAAGATGCAATCGAATTAAAAGCAATCAACAGCGAGAACCTGACAACGCATTTTGATTCAATTGTGACGAAATTAGGAAACGTTTCTGCTTTCGAATATGTTACTGCAAAAGTTGACGGGGCATTATCTTTCCGTGTAAAATCAAACGAATATTTCATCCCGATTACAGGAAACATTGACGTTGAAGCAGAAATTAAAAAGCTGACAGAAGAATTAAACTATACCAAAGGATTCTTGAAATCTGTTGAGGCAAAACTTTCAAACGAGAAATTCGTAAACGGAGCTCCAGAAAAAGTTTTAAATATAGAAAAACAAAAACAAGCAGATGCTTTAGCAAAAATTGCTACAATTGAGCAGAGTTTAGCTGGTTTGAAGTAA